A stretch of the Phycodurus eques isolate BA_2022a chromosome 15, UOR_Pequ_1.1, whole genome shotgun sequence genome encodes the following:
- the zgc:92275 gene encoding cholesterol 7-desaturase nvd isoform X3: protein MSQNHYVKRVAASASLVVCALLFMQTGQPQGPQVGTDYSTWRDVMIQGADVCIIACVSLLLVSTYKLFFSPMELLKTLEDVGYIREDGRSKARTANDVRRRRTTGDLPPVYPNGWYRVLDSHMLEGGEVRDVTMVGVKLVVFRGEDEKAYVLDAYCPHLGANLAVGGRVVGNCIECPFHGWQFRGNDGKCERIPYAEKVPDFAKVDVWPSCEVNSQILVWFHCDGEDPQWIVPEQDEITRGEWVYRGRTEHFVSAHIEEIPENAADLSHLTHLHTPGIVSGVDLRYTNNTTWQFVRHGWKFERDVMIWNNKKYISKPLLVKEDSAIQKHRRWYSQFYSENSPRLQYQRNTLDF from the exons ATGAGTCAGAATCATTATGTTAAGAGGGTAGCCGCCTCGGCCAGCCTGGTAGTATGTGCCCTTCTCTTCATGCAAACCGGACAACCCCAGGGCCCACAAGTGGGCACCGACTACTCCACTTGGAGGGATGTGATGATCCAAGGCGCTGATGTGTGCATCATAGCATGTGTTTCCCTCCTTTTGGTCTCCACGTACAAACTGTTCTTCAGCCCAATGGAGCTGCTTAAGACACTGGAGGATGTGGGATACATCAGGGAGGACGGCCGCTCCAAGGCGCGCACTGCCAACGATGTGCGCCGCCGCAGGACAACCGGAGACCTGCCACCAGTCTACCCAAACGGCTGGTACCGAGTTCTGGATTCTCATATGCTGGAGGGAGGAGAAGTCAGAGATGTCACCATGGTTG GTGTAAAGTTAGTAGTGTTTCGAGGTGAGGATGAGAAGGCCTATGTGTTAGATGCCTACTGCCCACACTTGGGTGCCAACCTGGCTGTGGGAGGACGTGTGGTGGGAAACTGTATTGAGTGCCCGTTCCATGGATGGCAGTTTCGGGGGAACGATGGCAAATGTGAGAGAATACCATATGCTGAAAAAG TGCCAGATTTTGCAAAGGTGGACGTCTGGCCCAGCTGTGAAGTTAACAGTCAGATCCTGGTTTGGTTTCACTGTGATGGAGAAGATCCTCAGTGGATTGTCCCAGAGCAGGATGAGATTACCAGGGGCGAGTGGGTCTATCGTGGAAGAACAGAACATTTTGTCAGCGCTCATATTGAG GAGATCCCTGAAAATGCAGCAGACCTGTCTCACCTGACTCACTTGCACACGCCAGGCATTGTCAGTGGAGTCGATCTACGCTACACAAACAACACAACTTGGCAGTTTGTCCGACATGGTTGGAAA TTTGAGCGGGATGTGATGATCTGGAACAATAAAAAGTACATCTCTAAGCCTCTCCTCGTGAAGGAAGATTCTGCCATCCAGAAACACAGACGCTGGTACAGTCAGTTTTACAGTGAGAACAGTCCTCGACTCCAATACCAGCGTAACACTTTGGACTTTTGA
- the zgc:92275 gene encoding cholesterol 7-desaturase nvd isoform X1 codes for MSQNHYVKRVAASASLVVCALLFMQTGQPQGPQVGTDYSTWRDVMIQGADVCIIACVSLLLVSTYKLFFSPMELLKTLEDVGYIREDGRSKARTANDVRRRRTTGDLPPVYPNGWYRVLDSHMLEGGEVRDVTMVGVKLVVFRGEDEKAYVLDAYCPHLGANLAVGGRVVGNCIECPFHGWQFRGNDGKCERIPYAEKVPDFAKVDVWPSCEVNSQILVWFHCDGEDPQWIVPEQDEITRGEWVYRGRTEHFVSAHIEEIPENAADLSHLTHLHTPGIVSGVDLRYTNNTTWQFVRHGWKAQWAPESFPNNHCSQMLVKHSLYLFGRHWPVLDLHIVARQVGPGVVFLKFDHSFLGRGVIMQCVTPVEPLLQCVSHTIFYQSNIPALVPKFLLKGESIQFERDVMIWNNKKYISKPLLVKEDSAIQKHRRWYSQFYSENSPRLQYQRNTLDF; via the exons ATGAGTCAGAATCATTATGTTAAGAGGGTAGCCGCCTCGGCCAGCCTGGTAGTATGTGCCCTTCTCTTCATGCAAACCGGACAACCCCAGGGCCCACAAGTGGGCACCGACTACTCCACTTGGAGGGATGTGATGATCCAAGGCGCTGATGTGTGCATCATAGCATGTGTTTCCCTCCTTTTGGTCTCCACGTACAAACTGTTCTTCAGCCCAATGGAGCTGCTTAAGACACTGGAGGATGTGGGATACATCAGGGAGGACGGCCGCTCCAAGGCGCGCACTGCCAACGATGTGCGCCGCCGCAGGACAACCGGAGACCTGCCACCAGTCTACCCAAACGGCTGGTACCGAGTTCTGGATTCTCATATGCTGGAGGGAGGAGAAGTCAGAGATGTCACCATGGTTG GTGTAAAGTTAGTAGTGTTTCGAGGTGAGGATGAGAAGGCCTATGTGTTAGATGCCTACTGCCCACACTTGGGTGCCAACCTGGCTGTGGGAGGACGTGTGGTGGGAAACTGTATTGAGTGCCCGTTCCATGGATGGCAGTTTCGGGGGAACGATGGCAAATGTGAGAGAATACCATATGCTGAAAAAG TGCCAGATTTTGCAAAGGTGGACGTCTGGCCCAGCTGTGAAGTTAACAGTCAGATCCTGGTTTGGTTTCACTGTGATGGAGAAGATCCTCAGTGGATTGTCCCAGAGCAGGATGAGATTACCAGGGGCGAGTGGGTCTATCGTGGAAGAACAGAACATTTTGTCAGCGCTCATATTGAG GAGATCCCTGAAAATGCAGCAGACCTGTCTCACCTGACTCACTTGCACACGCCAGGCATTGTCAGTGGAGTCGATCTACGCTACACAAACAACACAACTTGGCAGTTTGTCCGACATGGTTGGAAA GCTCAGTGGGCACCAGAGTCCTTTCCCAACAATCATTGTTCTCAAATGCTGGTGAAACATTCCCTTTATCTGTTTGGACGCCATTGGCCTGTGTTGGATCTACACATTGTTGCTAGACAG GTAGGACCAGGAGTGGTGTTTCTGAAGTTTGACCACAGTTTCTTAGGCAGGGGAGTGATCATGCAATGTGTGACACCAGTGGAGCCTCTTTTGCAATGTGTCTCACATACAATCTTCTATCAGTCAAATATTCCAGCCCTGGTGCCCAAATTCCTCTTGAAAGGAGAATCTATTCAG TTTGAGCGGGATGTGATGATCTGGAACAATAAAAAGTACATCTCTAAGCCTCTCCTCGTGAAGGAAGATTCTGCCATCCAGAAACACAGACGCTGGTACAGTCAGTTTTACAGTGAGAACAGTCCTCGACTCCAATACCAGCGTAACACTTTGGACTTTTGA
- the zgc:92275 gene encoding cholesterol 7-desaturase nvd isoform X2, giving the protein MSQNHYVKRVAASASLVVCALLFMQTGQPQGPQVGTDYSTWRDVMIQGADVCIIACVSLLLVSTYKLFFSPMELLKTLEDVGYIREDGRSKARTANDVRRRRTTGDLPPVYPNGWYRVLDSHMLEGGEVRDVTMVGVKLVVFRGEDEKAYVLDAYCPHLGANLAVGGRVVGNCIECPFHGWQFRGNDGKCERIPYAEKDFAKVDVWPSCEVNSQILVWFHCDGEDPQWIVPEQDEITRGEWVYRGRTEHFVSAHIEEIPENAADLSHLTHLHTPGIVSGVDLRYTNNTTWQFVRHGWKAQWAPESFPNNHCSQMLVKHSLYLFGRHWPVLDLHIVARQVGPGVVFLKFDHSFLGRGVIMQCVTPVEPLLQCVSHTIFYQSNIPALVPKFLLKGESIQFERDVMIWNNKKYISKPLLVKEDSAIQKHRRWYSQFYSENSPRLQYQRNTLDF; this is encoded by the exons ATGAGTCAGAATCATTATGTTAAGAGGGTAGCCGCCTCGGCCAGCCTGGTAGTATGTGCCCTTCTCTTCATGCAAACCGGACAACCCCAGGGCCCACAAGTGGGCACCGACTACTCCACTTGGAGGGATGTGATGATCCAAGGCGCTGATGTGTGCATCATAGCATGTGTTTCCCTCCTTTTGGTCTCCACGTACAAACTGTTCTTCAGCCCAATGGAGCTGCTTAAGACACTGGAGGATGTGGGATACATCAGGGAGGACGGCCGCTCCAAGGCGCGCACTGCCAACGATGTGCGCCGCCGCAGGACAACCGGAGACCTGCCACCAGTCTACCCAAACGGCTGGTACCGAGTTCTGGATTCTCATATGCTGGAGGGAGGAGAAGTCAGAGATGTCACCATGGTTG GTGTAAAGTTAGTAGTGTTTCGAGGTGAGGATGAGAAGGCCTATGTGTTAGATGCCTACTGCCCACACTTGGGTGCCAACCTGGCTGTGGGAGGACGTGTGGTGGGAAACTGTATTGAGTGCCCGTTCCATGGATGGCAGTTTCGGGGGAACGATGGCAAATGTGAGAGAATACCATATGCTGAAAAAG ATTTTGCAAAGGTGGACGTCTGGCCCAGCTGTGAAGTTAACAGTCAGATCCTGGTTTGGTTTCACTGTGATGGAGAAGATCCTCAGTGGATTGTCCCAGAGCAGGATGAGATTACCAGGGGCGAGTGGGTCTATCGTGGAAGAACAGAACATTTTGTCAGCGCTCATATTGAG GAGATCCCTGAAAATGCAGCAGACCTGTCTCACCTGACTCACTTGCACACGCCAGGCATTGTCAGTGGAGTCGATCTACGCTACACAAACAACACAACTTGGCAGTTTGTCCGACATGGTTGGAAA GCTCAGTGGGCACCAGAGTCCTTTCCCAACAATCATTGTTCTCAAATGCTGGTGAAACATTCCCTTTATCTGTTTGGACGCCATTGGCCTGTGTTGGATCTACACATTGTTGCTAGACAG GTAGGACCAGGAGTGGTGTTTCTGAAGTTTGACCACAGTTTCTTAGGCAGGGGAGTGATCATGCAATGTGTGACACCAGTGGAGCCTCTTTTGCAATGTGTCTCACATACAATCTTCTATCAGTCAAATATTCCAGCCCTGGTGCCCAAATTCCTCTTGAAAGGAGAATCTATTCAG TTTGAGCGGGATGTGATGATCTGGAACAATAAAAAGTACATCTCTAAGCCTCTCCTCGTGAAGGAAGATTCTGCCATCCAGAAACACAGACGCTGGTACAGTCAGTTTTACAGTGAGAACAGTCCTCGACTCCAATACCAGCGTAACACTTTGGACTTTTGA